From the Streptomonospora nanhaiensis genome, the window AGCAGGGCCCCGGGGACGTCCAGCGGCCCGGCCCCGGGCGCGGCGGGCCGGTCGCGCTCGACCAGCAGCAGCGCGGCCGGCAGCACCACCAGCACAAAGGGCACCGAGAGCAGGAAGACCCACCGCCACCCCAGGTGGGCGGTGACGACCCCCGACAGGACGAACCCGAGCACGAGCCCGCAGCTGGCGACCGCGGCCCACACGCCCAGGGCCCGCGACCGGCGCGGCCCCTCGGGGAACATCAGCACGATGGTCGCCATCGCCGCCGGCAGCGCGATCGCCTCGCCGGCGCCCTGGAGCAGCCGGGCGACCACCAGCAGCGCGAAGGACGGCGCCAGGCCCGCCAGCAGGGAGGCGGCGCCGAACACCCCCGTGCCCACCAGCAGCGTGCGGCGGCGCCCCAGCAGGTCGCCCAGGCGCCCGCCCAGCATCAGCAGCCCGCCGCCGGTGATGGTGTAGCCGACCACGACCCAGGTCAGGGCGTGGCCGCCCACCCCGAAGCGGGCGCCGATCGAGGGCAGGGCGATGTTGACCACGGTCACGTCGACCGCGATGAGGAACTGGAGAGCCGACATCGCGCACAGCACCAGCCACGCGCGTGCCGGGGACGGGGTGGACCCGCCCGAGGGGGGAAGGCTTGAGGACATCCGGTGCTCCGTCGCTCAGAGGGTTTCCGAGCAGCACGAAAGTGCCGCTCCGGTCTGATCACGAAGCGGCTGGACGTCGCGAGGACAGGTCCGGACGCCCCGCCGCTAGCGGGGCGTCCTGGTGACGGCGGCGCAGGCGGCCGCGGCGGAGCCGGACATGCCCTGAACGCTACCAGCGGCGCACGCCGCCGGTGCCGGGCGCCTCGGCGGCCGGTCCGCGGGGGCCCTAGGCGGGGCGGGCGGGGTCGCGGGAGGGGGCTTGAGCGGGATCGTGGGCCCTGGCCTCGGACATGCTGCGGAGGACCTCGCGGGCCTGTTCGGCGGCGCGGTGCGTGCTCTCGCTGACGAAGTCGAGGAAGCGGGCGATGTTCTCCAGGCGGACGGCGGCGGGGGTGTGGGGGCCGAGGATGGTCGCGCCCTCGCGCACGGTCGTGACCAGCACGTCGTTGGCGCGGGCACTGGCGATCGTGGACTGGTAGAACAGGTCGTCGTCCACGACGTAGCGGTCGCGGCGGCCGTCGGCGCGCTCCCGGCGGAGGAGGGACAGGCCCTCCAGGTAGGTGACCGCCTTGGAGACCGACGCCGGACTGACCTGGAGGTGCCGGGCGAGTTCGGCGGCGGTGAGGCTGGCCTCGTCGGTGATGTACAGGCAGGCCAGCACGCGCGCCGGCATCTTGGGCAGGCCCGAGGACATGAGGACGGTGGTCAGCCGCTCCTCGAACTCCGCCACCGCCTCGGCGTCGCGCCCGTAGGGCTGGGGAGCCGCCTCCGACCGCGAGGCGGCGGTCCGGCGCCGGCGCGTGCGCTGCTCGGTGGCGCGCTGCGCCAGGTCGGGCCGGTAGCCCGTGGGGCCGCCGTTGCGCATGACCTCGCGCGTGACCGTGGAGGTCGGACGGTCCAGGCGCCGCGCGATCTCGGCGTAGGCGAGGCCGTCGGCCAGGCCCAGCGCGATCTGCTGGCGCTCCTGCTGGGTGAGCCTGCCTCCCGGCATCGAGGTCTCCCCTCGTCGGTGTTCTCCGTCGCCCCCACCATAGCGTTCATCTCCATTACATTGCAACGCACAGGCGCGTTGCATTGCATTCCTTTCACAGTCAGCGCAACGATTTCACGCCTTTTACCTGCGCATATGCAGTTACTTCGCAACTTTGATGTTGGAGACTTGTG encodes:
- a CDS encoding GbsR/MarR family transcriptional regulator yields the protein MPGGRLTQQERQQIALGLADGLAYAEIARRLDRPTSTVTREVMRNGGPTGYRPDLAQRATEQRTRRRRTAASRSEAAPQPYGRDAEAVAEFEERLTTVLMSSGLPKMPARVLACLYITDEASLTAAELARHLQVSPASVSKAVTYLEGLSLLRRERADGRRDRYVVDDDLFYQSTIASARANDVLVTTVREGATILGPHTPAAVRLENIARFLDFVSESTHRAAEQAREVLRSMSEARAHDPAQAPSRDPARPA